The genomic window CGCGACGTACCCAGCGTTGAGCAGATGGTGCTGAACCCGTGCTCGTAGGCATACAAAGCCGTGCGCTCAAAGCGCATGTCGAAACACAGCGTGCAGCGGTGGCCGCGCTCGGGCTCGTTTTCAAAGCCGCGAATACGCTCGAACCAGTTGTCCTTGTCGTAGTCCAGGTCGATGAACGGCACGTTGAGCTTTTCCGCGTAGCGCATGTTCTCCTCTTTGCGGAGATCATATTCCTTACGCGGATGAATGTTCGGATTGTAGAACAGGATCGTGTACTCGATGCCCGAGCGCTCAATCTCGTTCATCACGTCACCCGAGCACGGCGCGCAGCACGAATGCAGAAGCAGCTTGTCTCCGGCAGGGAGAACAAGCGGCTCAGGCTTTAGCTTCTTGTCGGTCTTGGACTTGTTGGTGCTGTGCGTCATGGGCGGCGTTATACGGTGCGAAGCATTTGATTTCAAAGACAATTACACCGAAAGCAGGCATCAATTGACCTGCACAGAGAATTAGAACAAAGTGTAAACACGCTTCACTAACGGAGCGCGAAAGGAGTCTTCCTTTGAAGGCTGTTTTTCAAACCCCGAATTTGCGGCGAGGAAGATTGCACCTCCCGTGAGGTATCCCGTTAGGGGGACATGGGTAAGAGCTTAATAGTATGCCAGCGCAGTGCAATTGCGCAGGTCCGCAAATGTGGCGACAGTGGAATTGACTCGATCCGGAGGTTCATACCGAAGGGAGAGTTATGCGAAGCACGGTTTTCGTTGCTCCCCTGCGGATAGGCTTTAGGTGACAGGCTGGGATATCTGGCTTGGGAGTTGGTGGTCCGGCGACGCCGGGTATCCACGAGCAATCTTGTTCTGCAAGGGCATGTCACCGCGCCCACAATTCTAGGACGCCTCTTCTTCCTGTCGGCCCATCAGTCGGCCAAGCACCTTGTGATACTTGATCGGCAGCAGACGCTGGATGCGGTCCATGAAGCGGGCATCACCACCAATCAGGATGCGCGGATTGTTCTTTTCAATGCCGGTGAAGATCACCCGAGCCGCTTCTTCCGGCGTGGTGCGGGCAAACTCGTCAAAGCCCTTGGCGATCTCGTCCTTGCGGGCCAGCAACTCTTCGTTCTGTGCCAGCCGCGCATTGCGCGCCACATTGGTCTTGATGCCACCGGGATGAACGCTGGCAATTTCAACGCCGGTCTCGTTGCGCACCATTTCCGTGCGCAGGCTTTCGGTGAAGCCGCGAATGGCGAATTTGGCAGCGTGATAGGCGGAGTTGCCCGGTACCGCAATCATGCCGAAGATCGACGACACATTGACGATGTGGCCGGAGCCGCGCTCGATCATCCGGGGCAGAAATGCCTTGGTGCCGTACACCATGCCCCAGAAATCAATGTCCATGACCCACTCAAAGTCCTGATAGGTCATCTCGTTGACCTCGGCGAACAGGGCCACGCCCGCATTATTGATCACAATGTCCGCGCCGCCATGGTCGGCCTGAATGCTGTCCGCCAGGGCATAGACCGCGTCCTTGTCCGAAACATCCAGAATATGCGTTTCAATGTCGCCGGACCCCAGCTTGGAGGCTTCCTCGGCCGTCTTGCCAAGACCCGCAGAATCCACATCCGTCGCGATCACCCGCTTGGCGCCATGTTGAATGGCATGTTTCACGAGCCCGCGGCCGATACCTGACGCGCAGCCGGTGATGAAAATGGTTTTGCCTGCAATCTGGGTCATTCGCGATTTCCTGGAGCCTGATTATGACTTTTTGTCAGTAATGTTGGCGGTGTTATGCCCGATAGCGCCAAGCTGGCGCAATGGCTGAGGCCTGCTTATCCTCACTTCCGAAAAGAAAAACGCTGTCTCAGGAAGGTAAATCCTATGGAAATCGCCCCAATTCCCGGTCTCGCGGAC from Candidatus Phaeomarinobacter ectocarpi includes these protein-coding regions:
- a CDS encoding SDR family NAD(P)-dependent oxidoreductase yields the protein MTQIAGKTIFITGCASGIGRGLVKHAIQHGAKRVIATDVDSAGLGKTAEEASKLGSGDIETHILDVSDKDAVYALADSIQADHGGADIVINNAGVALFAEVNEMTYQDFEWVMDIDFWGMVYGTKAFLPRMIERGSGHIVNVSSIFGMIAVPGNSAYHAAKFAIRGFTESLRTEMVRNETGVEIASVHPGGIKTNVARNARLAQNEELLARKDEIAKGFDEFARTTPEEAARVIFTGIEKNNPRILIGGDARFMDRIQRLLPIKYHKVLGRLMGRQEEEAS
- a CDS encoding epoxyqueuosine reductase QueH; this translates as MTHSTNKSKTDKKLKPEPLVLPAGDKLLLHSCCAPCSGDVMNEIERSGIEYTILFYNPNIHPRKEYDLRKEENMRYAEKLNVPFIDLDYDKDNWFERIRGFENEPERGHRCTLCFDMRFERTALYAYEHGFSTICSTLGTSRWKDFNQINGSGERAASRYPDMAYWTHNWRKGGGSQRMLDVSKEEEFYQQEYCGCVYSLRDTNKHRMDQGRPPIRHGIKYYGKPETDYEAKALAAKEAQTDTDA